In Nocardioides dokdonensis FR1436, the following are encoded in one genomic region:
- the ftsY gene encoding signal recognition particle-docking protein FtsY has protein sequence MDVLALVILAIAVLGVALVGSVLGLVVSRRRKPAPLPDTHTDVLVVPPVDPDAPPVELSAPPATLEPEAPAESLAPESLAPEVERPESTASRLVRLRQRLAGSQGGLGRGLLALLSRDRLDEDTWEDIEDTLLTADIGVAPTQELVDRLRARMRAEGGADARAVLREELLTLVDPTMDRSLRISGEDGNPGIVLVVGVNGAGKTTTVGKIARILVAEDRSVVLGAADTFRAAAVEQLSTWGERVGVDTIKGEEGADPASVAFRAVEEGRRTGVDTVIVDTAGRLQNKQGLMDELGKVKRVIEKQAPVTEVLLVLDATTGQNGLIQARVFSEAVAVTGIVLTKLDGSAKGGIVVAVQRELGVPVKLVGLGEGADDLAPFDSGAFVDALLGG, from the coding sequence ATGGATGTCCTCGCCCTCGTGATCCTCGCCATCGCCGTCCTCGGCGTCGCCCTCGTGGGCAGCGTCCTCGGTCTCGTCGTCTCCCGGCGCCGCAAGCCGGCGCCGCTGCCCGACACCCACACCGACGTCCTCGTCGTCCCGCCGGTCGACCCGGACGCGCCCCCGGTCGAGCTGAGTGCGCCGCCCGCCACCCTCGAGCCCGAGGCCCCTGCTGAGTCGCTGGCACCCGAGTCGCTGGCCCCCGAGGTCGAGCGCCCGGAGAGCACCGCGTCCCGCCTGGTGCGGCTGCGTCAGCGGCTGGCCGGCTCGCAGGGTGGGCTGGGCCGCGGTCTGCTCGCGCTGCTCTCCCGGGACCGCCTCGACGAGGACACCTGGGAGGACATCGAGGACACCCTGCTCACCGCCGACATCGGGGTCGCGCCCACCCAGGAGCTCGTCGACCGCCTGCGTGCGCGGATGCGCGCCGAGGGTGGCGCCGACGCGCGTGCGGTGCTGCGCGAGGAGCTGTTGACCCTGGTCGACCCGACCATGGACCGCAGCCTGCGCATCAGCGGCGAGGACGGCAACCCCGGCATCGTGCTCGTGGTCGGCGTCAACGGCGCCGGGAAGACCACCACCGTCGGCAAGATCGCGCGCATCCTCGTGGCCGAGGACCGCAGCGTCGTGCTCGGTGCCGCCGACACCTTCCGCGCCGCCGCCGTCGAGCAGCTGAGCACCTGGGGCGAGCGCGTGGGCGTCGACACCATCAAGGGCGAGGAGGGGGCCGACCCCGCCAGCGTGGCCTTCCGGGCCGTGGAGGAGGGCCGCCGCACGGGCGTCGACACCGTCATCGTCGACACCGCGGGCCGGCTGCAGAACAAGCAGGGCCTGATGGACGAGCTCGGCAAGGTCAAGCGCGTCATCGAGAAGCAGGCGCCGGTCACCGAGGTGCTGCTGGTCCTCGACGCCACCACCGGCCAGAACGGGCTGATCCAGGCCCGGGTCTTCAGCGAGGCCGTGGCCGTCACCGGGATCGTGCTGACCAAGCTCGACGGCTCTGCCAAGGGCGGCATCGTCGTGGCCGTGCAGCGTGAGCTCGGGGTGCCCGTCAAGCTCGTCGGCCTCGGCGAGGGCGCCGACGACCTGGCCCCCTTCGACTCAGGTGCCTTCGTCGACGCGCTGCTCGGCGGCTGA